The following are encoded together in the Onychostoma macrolepis isolate SWU-2019 chromosome 03, ASM1243209v1, whole genome shotgun sequence genome:
- the raver1 gene encoding ribonucleoprotein PTB-binding 1 has protein sequence MAAEVSVSSAARDEKSFTAANFAPNPLFKSYDQAAEAENWTVKHVDADTGDEGSPTASDCPRRLDDEPTALGPEEIASRLERTRREFYNRRKIIIKNLPADISNQEVHELLSNYDLKYCFVDKYKGTAFVTLLNGEQAQFAIKEFHQYVLRDREISVQLQPTDALLCIANLPRAFTQQQFEELVRPFGNIERCFLVHSATTGHSKGYGFVEYMKKDSAARAKSELLGKQLGSRMLYVHWTEVGSLTFPMLHSRCLCVDRLPQNILTAQDLRGVLTDTHAPIFCQLAQGQDCNFRRFAVLEFSTPEMAEDVQRLTDCRALGGTHIRVSFCAPGPPGRSMLAALIAAQTMALNRGKGLLPEPNAMQILTGLNNPATLKMLLASLNPGHKQGLLGAAPAVPLLANPALSAALMQMLLQNKLQQAGLLSENPLAALPLQQGINMLGEMPQGTIASTLGLQNETLGPIKQPSLSRPLGRENETPATPIGFPPAASPALQGLNLPLLSGLLGADGPTLPGASILGEPPKEAGVSQNPFLSAPSIFPSSGASTRAHPYRKRTALGNTSNQRANHGIHSNYSLRFQESCTPEFSLHQDPLSHLYEQQEVLENAALPSYGLQHSRHTGFSDAGSPFSYPPSPPQSSYFSFGAHTNIPSTQLNKAVGMPPVTHSSLFSAAPGAGVKTPVGGQKRLFSRLIPSPEPSPEGGYVGQHSQGLGGHYADSYLKRKRIF, from the exons ATGGCGGCCGAGGTGTCTGTTAGCTCAGCTGCCAGAGACGAGAAATCCTTCACTGCTGCCAACTTTGCCCCGAATCCACTCTTTAAAAGTTACGACCAAGCAGCCGAAGCCGAAAACTGGACGGTCAAACACGTTGATGCAGACACCGGCGATGAAGGTTCACCGACGGCCAGCGACTGTCCGCGACGGCTCGACGATGAACCGACGGCCCTCGGTCCAGAAGAGATTGCTAGTCGTTTAGAAAGAACGAGACGAGAGTTTTATAATCGGCGAAAAATAATTATCAAGAACCTCCCCGCCGATATCAGCAATCAG GAGGTGCACGAGCTGTTAAGTAACTACGATTTGAAGTACTGCTTTGTGGACAAATACAAAGGGACAG CCTTTGTAACGCTACTGAACGGTGAGCAGGCCCAGTTTGCGATAAAGGAGTTTCACCAATATGTTCTCCGTGACCGTGAGATCTCTGTGCAGCTGCAGCCGACGGACGCGCTGCTATGCATCGCCAACCTTCCCAGGGCATTCACCCAGCAACAGTTTGAGGAGCTCGTCCGCCCCTTTGGAAACATTGAGCGCTGCTTCCTGGTGCACAGTGCCACCACGGGCCACTCGAAGGGCTATGGCTTTGTGGAGTACATGAAGAAGGACTCTGCAGCCCGGGCGAAGTCGGAGCTGCTGGGGAAGCAGCTTGGGTCACGAATGCTGTACGTACACTGGACAGAGGTTGGCTCTCTCACGTTTCCCATGCTGCACTCTCGCTGCCTCTGTGTGGACCGACTACCTCAAAACATCCTCACCGCTCAGGATCTCCGCGGTGTGCTGACTGACACACATGCTCCCATTTTCTGCCAG cTTGCTCAGGGTCAGGATTGTAATTTTCGGCGGTTTGCAGTGCTGGAGTTCTCCACGCCTGAGATGGCTGAGGATGTGCAGCGGCTGACTGATTGCAGAGCTCTAGGTGGCACTCACATACGTGTGTCCTTCTGTGCCCCAGGACCACCAGGAAGAAGCATGCTGGCTGCCCTCATCGCCGCCCAGACCATG GCCTTGAACAGAGGGAAAGGTCTCCTTCCTGAACCCAATGCAATGCAGATCCTTACTGGCCTCAATAACCCTGCTACACTGAAGATGCTGCTGGCGTCCCTCAACCCGGGACATAAACAAG GCCTGCTGGGAGCTGCGCCCGCTGTACCTCTGCTGGCAAACCCTGCCCTCTCTGCTGCCCTCATGCAGATGCTGCTCCAGAACAAACTCCAACAG GCTGGACTGCTGAGTGAAAATCCTCTGGCTGCTCTTCCTCTTCAACAAGGCATTAACATGTTGGGAGAGATGCCTCAAG GCACTATTGCGTCAACACTGGGCTTGCAGAATGAAACTCTTGGCCCCATCAAACAACCATCCCTCAGTCGACCTCTTGGGAGAGAGAATGAGACCCCAGCCACACCGATCGGCTTTCCCCCAGCAGCCTCTCCTGCACTGCAGGGACTGAATTTGCCCCTCCTGAGTGGGTTGTTAGGAGCAGATGGGCCGACTCTACCAGGG GCATCTATATTGGGCGAGCCTCCCAAAGAAGCTGGTGTATCCCAGAACCCTTTTCTCAGTGCTCCTAGCATATTCCCATCTTCAG GTGCCAGCACAAGGGCTCACCCGTACAGGAAGAGAACGGCTCTTGGCAACACGTCTAACCAACGTGCAAACCACGGCATCCACTCGAACTACAGTCTGCGCTTCCAGGAGTCTTGCACACCAGAGTTTTCTCTGCACCAG GACCCCTTGTCTCATTTGTATGAGCAGCAGGAGGTTCTGGAAAATGCAGCACTTCCCAGCTACGGTTTACAG CACTCCAGGCACACAGGCTTCAGTGATGCAGGGTCTCCTTTCAGCTATCCACCCAGCCCCCCTCAGTCCTCTTATTTCAGCTTTGGAGCCCATACCAACATCCCCTCCACCCAGCTTAATAAG GCTGTTGGAATGCCTCCAGTGACTCATTCCAGCCTATTTTCTGCTGCACCTGGTGCTGGTGTGAAG ACTCCCGTTGGTGGGCAGAAGCGTCTGTTCTCCCGTCTCATCCCGTCTCCAGAGCCCAGTCCAGAGGGTGGATATGTAGGTCAGCACTCTCAGGGTCTCGGGGGGCACTACGCCGACTCCTACCTGAAACGCAAGCGCATCTTTTGA